One genomic window of Xanthobacter dioxanivorans includes the following:
- the gmd gene encoding GDP-mannose 4,6-dehydratase, with the protein MTPKAPSNGKIALITGVTGQDGAYLADLLIEKGYTVHGIKRRSSSFNTGRIEHIYQHPHETDPRFILHYGDMTDSTNLIRIVQSCQPDEIYNLAAQSHVQVSFETPEYTANADAIGALRLLEAIRILGLEKKTRFYQASTSELYGLVQEVPQSEKTPFYPRSPYAAAKLYAYWIVVNYREAYGIHASNGILFNHESPLRGETFVTRKITRAAAAIKLGRQGKLFLGNLDAKRDWGHAREYVRGMWLMLQQEVADDYVLATGETTPVRTFVEWAFEDVGIALEWKGEGVEEKGYDKATGNVLVEVDPRYFRPTEVELLIGNPAKAHAKLGWKHETSVRELAREMVLEDLRVMQTSAIMKEA; encoded by the coding sequence ATGACGCCGAAAGCCCCATCCAACGGTAAGATTGCTCTGATCACGGGTGTCACAGGTCAGGATGGAGCTTATCTCGCTGACCTGCTCATCGAGAAGGGCTACACCGTCCACGGCATTAAGCGGCGTTCATCGTCCTTTAACACAGGGCGAATCGAGCATATCTATCAACATCCCCACGAGACGGACCCCCGCTTCATTCTCCACTATGGCGACATGACGGATTCGACCAACCTGATCCGCATTGTCCAGAGCTGCCAACCGGACGAGATCTACAACCTCGCGGCGCAGAGCCACGTGCAGGTCTCCTTCGAGACTCCCGAGTACACCGCCAATGCCGACGCCATCGGCGCCCTTCGCCTGCTGGAGGCGATCCGCATCCTAGGCCTGGAGAAGAAGACCCGCTTCTACCAAGCGTCCACCTCGGAGCTGTACGGCCTTGTGCAGGAGGTGCCGCAGTCGGAGAAAACCCCGTTCTATCCGCGCAGCCCCTATGCCGCAGCCAAGCTCTACGCCTACTGGATCGTGGTGAACTACCGCGAGGCCTACGGGATCCACGCATCCAACGGCATTCTCTTCAACCATGAAAGTCCGCTGCGCGGCGAAACCTTCGTCACGCGCAAGATCACCCGTGCGGCGGCGGCCATCAAGCTCGGCCGTCAGGGCAAGCTCTTCCTCGGCAATCTCGATGCCAAGCGCGACTGGGGGCATGCACGGGAATATGTGCGCGGCATGTGGCTGATGCTGCAGCAGGAGGTTGCCGACGACTACGTGCTGGCCACGGGCGAGACCACTCCGGTGCGCACCTTCGTGGAATGGGCGTTCGAGGATGTCGGCATTGCCCTCGAATGGAAGGGCGAGGGCGTCGAGGAAAAAGGCTACGACAAGGCCACCGGCAACGTGCTGGTGGAGGTGGATCCCCGCTACTTCCGTCCTACCGAGGTGGAACTGCTCATCGGCAACCCGGCGAAGGCGCACGCCAAGCTCGGCTGGAAGCACGAGACATCGGTGCGCGAGCTGGCGCGGGAGATGGTGCTGGAAGACCTCAGGGTCATGCAGACGTCCGCCATCATGAAGGAAGCCTGA
- a CDS encoding FkbM family methyltransferase, whose amino-acid sequence MTHHTEDVAAFEELFVSGVYDLPSAWGDMMPAKKIVDLGGNVGMFGLYAAIHWPAAKLVAFEPDPANAAKYRRMIADNSIACEFVEKCAGAADGTVTFAVGKQAHSHITDDGSGIKLPVVDVFPYLANVDILKVDIEGGEWPILLDKRFESNTSKLLYLEYHRHMCPVADFRGLAVKTLESAGYEIHHIFYNERLGAGVLHARRG is encoded by the coding sequence ATGACGCACCACACCGAAGATGTGGCGGCGTTCGAGGAACTCTTTGTCAGCGGAGTGTACGATCTTCCTTCAGCGTGGGGGGACATGATGCCCGCAAAAAAAATCGTTGATCTCGGCGGCAACGTCGGCATGTTTGGCCTTTATGCTGCGATCCATTGGCCTGCCGCAAAGTTGGTCGCGTTTGAGCCGGATCCCGCCAATGCTGCCAAGTATCGCAGGATGATCGCTGACAATTCAATAGCATGCGAATTTGTTGAGAAATGTGCGGGCGCCGCGGATGGCACTGTTACGTTTGCCGTGGGAAAGCAGGCTCATTCACACATCACAGACGATGGGAGTGGAATCAAGCTACCGGTAGTGGATGTCTTCCCCTATCTGGCTAACGTTGACATTCTAAAAGTAGATATTGAGGGCGGTGAGTGGCCAATCTTGTTGGACAAGCGTTTTGAGTCAAATACTTCGAAGCTCCTGTATCTCGAATACCATCGCCATATGTGCCCGGTGGCGGACTTCCGTGGTCTGGCTGTAAAAACGCTCGAATCGGCGGGCTACGAGATTCATCATATTTTCTACAACGAGCGCCTTGGCGCAGGTGTACTGCATGCACGTCGGGGATAG
- a CDS encoding glycosyltransferase family 4 protein yields the protein MVDLTVVTFEGVEEYPGIRLVTIPAPVSRFERYYGSAWRAKGAVAATVPDLVHAHGDDFLLSHGTPIVRTFYGLSLSEALSSRGLRRFNHFILAGLEQWAARRATTRLGIAVEAVEHFGCESLFPPFFGTTSAGVRRPSETPTIVFIGSFQGRKQGWLAQRAVAGLRATHAWHKARLIVVGPKEDAQNWEPWVDHCSGLSDQDVSGLLAAAWLLVSPSRYEGFGIPIVEALAHGVAVVAIENPGSSYILGQAEPRVPLMLTNEEGFSDAVSTRIENGPLLHPEEFFAAQDVVSRLTRAGSPERLFEIYRETLSKRGRR from the coding sequence ATGGTCGACCTCACTGTCGTGACGTTTGAGGGGGTTGAGGAGTATCCCGGTATTCGGTTGGTGACTATCCCGGCGCCCGTTAGCCGGTTCGAGCGCTATTATGGATCGGCTTGGCGCGCCAAGGGGGCAGTTGCGGCGACGGTGCCCGATCTCGTCCATGCGCATGGAGATGACTTCCTACTCTCGCATGGTACGCCGATCGTCCGCACTTTCTATGGTCTTTCACTCAGCGAGGCGCTTTCGTCGCGAGGGTTGCGGCGGTTCAACCATTTCATCCTCGCAGGGCTCGAACAATGGGCAGCTCGGCGCGCGACGACCCGCCTGGGTATCGCCGTAGAAGCCGTGGAGCACTTTGGATGCGAAAGTCTCTTCCCCCCTTTTTTTGGGACGACATCCGCCGGCGTGAGGCGGCCGTCTGAGACTCCAACAATCGTGTTCATCGGCAGTTTTCAAGGTCGTAAGCAGGGATGGCTCGCTCAACGCGCCGTCGCTGGACTTCGCGCAACACATGCATGGCACAAAGCACGGCTGATCGTCGTTGGTCCGAAGGAAGATGCTCAGAATTGGGAGCCGTGGGTCGACCACTGCAGTGGTCTCTCCGATCAGGATGTTTCAGGACTCCTCGCTGCCGCATGGCTGTTAGTATCCCCGTCACGATACGAGGGGTTTGGCATCCCGATCGTAGAGGCATTGGCGCACGGCGTCGCAGTGGTCGCGATTGAGAATCCTGGCAGTTCGTACATTTTGGGGCAGGCTGAGCCAAGGGTTCCGCTGATGTTGACAAACGAAGAGGGCTTCTCGGACGCCGTTTCGACGCGAATTGAGAACGGGCCGCTCCTCCATCCCGAGGAGTTTTTCGCCGCTCAGGACGTCGTTTCGCGCCTGACCCGAGCTGGTTCGCCGGAGCGTCTCTTCGAAATCTACCGGGAAACCCTGTCCAAAAGAGGACGACGTTAG
- a CDS encoding acyltransferase codes for MFERKQIKLPPHHLNSLQVILFGLRRRLMDGPIGRFIRHAAERHPYIVGEHGPYCSIHPTAAINNAILNATSGVITVGEHAFFGHGVNLLAGTHDPMKIGFDRQRMIPGSGYDITIERGAWIATNATIIGPCRIGENAVVAAGAVVVADVPPNTLVGGVPARVIKTLDLPHAVDAERPYSISDET; via the coding sequence GTGTTTGAACGCAAGCAGATAAAATTACCGCCGCACCATCTGAATTCACTCCAAGTCATATTGTTCGGTCTCCGTCGTCGCCTCATGGACGGCCCGATCGGTCGCTTCATCCGACACGCCGCGGAGCGGCACCCTTACATCGTCGGTGAACATGGCCCTTATTGTAGCATTCATCCGACCGCTGCAATAAACAATGCGATCTTAAATGCAACAAGTGGTGTGATTACGGTCGGTGAGCACGCGTTCTTTGGTCACGGCGTCAATCTTCTCGCAGGCACACATGACCCGATGAAAATAGGATTTGATCGACAACGAATGATTCCTGGAAGCGGGTACGATATCACGATCGAACGAGGAGCCTGGATTGCAACGAATGCGACGATCATCGGACCATGCCGCATTGGCGAAAACGCCGTAGTCGCAGCAGGCGCAGTTGTCGTCGCCGATGTGCCACCGAACACTCTAGTGGGTGGAGTTCCTGCTCGTGTCATCAAGACACTCGATTTACCGCATGCGGTAGACGCCGAACGGCCGTATTCGATATCGGATGAAACCTAA
- a CDS encoding IS110 family RNA-guided transposase: MPDVHVLAIDLAKRSFQVCGTDRGGAVLFNRTVSRTKLIQLLSAQPPCIVAMEACATSHYWGRFAQGLGHDVRLVPPIYVKPFVKRQKNDAADAAAIAEAALRPNMHCVAVKSAEHQARAVAFRTHQCFVRQRTQLINALRGHLAEFGLIVAQGPAHLKQIIELLDEAGPEVPDAVREIVRLYLDQIDVLTRKIEELHRRLRDATQENAEMRRLCTVPGVGPVTAGAVLAFAPDLRAFSSGRNFAAWLGLVPKQRSTGGKTRLGGVSKMGQTDIRKLLIVGAMSRIRWIIRKGVLPDSWLGQLVGRKPRMVAAVALANKMARIIWAIMTREENYRMA; the protein is encoded by the coding sequence ATGCCAGATGTTCATGTCCTTGCGATCGACCTGGCCAAGCGGAGTTTCCAGGTTTGCGGCACGGATCGGGGCGGGGCGGTTCTGTTCAACCGAACGGTGTCCCGCACGAAGCTGATCCAGCTGTTGAGCGCGCAGCCGCCCTGCATCGTGGCGATGGAAGCCTGCGCAACGAGCCACTATTGGGGCCGGTTTGCTCAAGGCCTTGGACACGACGTGCGGCTGGTTCCACCGATCTACGTGAAGCCCTTTGTGAAGCGGCAGAAGAACGATGCCGCTGACGCGGCCGCGATCGCCGAAGCTGCGCTGCGCCCGAACATGCATTGCGTCGCGGTCAAGAGTGCCGAGCATCAGGCTCGTGCAGTAGCCTTCCGGACCCACCAGTGTTTTGTCCGCCAGCGTACCCAGCTGATCAATGCCCTGCGTGGCCATCTGGCTGAGTTCGGGCTGATCGTCGCCCAGGGACCCGCTCACCTGAAGCAGATCATCGAACTGCTCGACGAAGCAGGGCCGGAGGTGCCGGACGCCGTCAGGGAGATCGTCCGGCTCTACCTCGATCAGATCGACGTTCTCACGCGCAAAATCGAAGAGCTGCATCGCCGGCTCAGGGATGCAACCCAGGAAAATGCCGAGATGCGCCGTCTCTGCACGGTCCCCGGTGTCGGTCCTGTGACAGCTGGCGCTGTCCTCGCCTTCGCCCCCGATCTGCGCGCCTTCTCGAGCGGCAGGAACTTTGCGGCTTGGCTGGGGCTCGTGCCGAAGCAACGATCGACCGGTGGCAAGACACGGCTCGGCGGGGTCAGCAAGATGGGACAGACCGACATCCGCAAGCTGCTGATCGTTGGCGCCATGAGCCGGATTCGATGGATCATCCGCAAGGGCGTGTTACCGGACAGTTGGCTCGGACAGCTTGTAGGGCGCAAACCTCGCATGGTCGCCGCCGTCGCCTTGGCGAACAAGATGGCCAGGATCATCTGGGCGATCATGACAAGGGAGGAAAATTACAGGATGGCGTGA
- a CDS encoding mannose-1-phosphate guanylyltransferase/mannose-6-phosphate isomerase: MKIVPVVLAGGTGTRLWPLSRNALPKQFIALTSNLSLFQETLLRTPPGPDFLPPVVITNGDYRFYVQRQAQEVGIEPAIILEPARRDSAPALVVASAYVARRYGPETLILALASDHVVREPEKFRAAVTIAAKAAALGRIVTFGIAPDSPRTSYGYINPGAALGGEGAFEVDSFVEKPDAPTAQRYLDAGYLWNSGNFLFPAELLISEAMAFEPDLAASAVAALELADEDLGFIRLDPKAFEASPAKSIDFAVLEHTRKSAVVRGDFSWSDLGSWDAVYEVGAADGDGNVVQGPVALLDSSGSYVRSEGPLVACIGLENVSVVATSDAVLVMPTDRSQDVKDLVTQLKKSNRREADVHQIVHRPWGTYETVCLGDRFQVKKIVVEPGGVLSLQKHHHRAEHWIVVRGTAEVTLADRKFTVHENESTYIPLGNVHRLANPGRIRLELIEVQTGSYLGEDDIVRIEDIYQRA; encoded by the coding sequence ATGAAGATCGTCCCCGTCGTGCTCGCCGGTGGTACCGGAACCCGCCTCTGGCCGCTGTCGCGCAACGCCCTTCCGAAGCAGTTCATCGCGCTCACATCGAATCTCTCGCTATTCCAGGAGACCCTGCTGCGCACGCCGCCGGGGCCTGATTTCCTTCCGCCGGTGGTGATCACCAACGGCGACTACCGCTTCTATGTCCAGCGCCAGGCGCAGGAGGTGGGAATCGAGCCCGCCATCATCCTCGAGCCGGCGCGGCGCGACAGCGCCCCGGCGCTGGTGGTGGCCTCGGCCTATGTGGCGCGGCGCTACGGGCCGGAGACGCTGATCCTGGCGCTCGCCTCCGACCATGTGGTGCGGGAGCCGGAGAAGTTCCGCGCCGCGGTGACCATCGCCGCCAAGGCGGCGGCCCTCGGCCGCATCGTCACCTTCGGTATCGCCCCCGATTCCCCGCGCACCAGCTATGGCTACATCAATCCCGGCGCGGCGCTGGGCGGGGAGGGCGCGTTCGAGGTGGACTCCTTCGTCGAGAAGCCCGACGCGCCGACCGCGCAGCGCTATCTGGATGCCGGCTATCTCTGGAATTCCGGTAACTTCCTGTTCCCTGCGGAGCTCCTCATCTCCGAGGCGATGGCCTTCGAGCCCGATCTGGCGGCAAGCGCCGTCGCGGCGCTTGAGCTTGCGGACGAGGATCTCGGCTTCATCCGTCTCGATCCCAAGGCGTTCGAGGCGTCGCCGGCCAAGTCCATCGACTTCGCGGTGCTGGAGCACACGCGCAAGTCTGCCGTGGTGCGGGGCGACTTCTCCTGGTCCGATCTCGGGTCGTGGGATGCGGTGTACGAGGTCGGGGCGGCCGATGGCGACGGCAACGTGGTGCAGGGGCCGGTGGCGCTGCTCGACAGCTCGGGAAGCTATGTGCGTTCCGAGGGGCCGCTGGTGGCCTGCATCGGACTTGAGAATGTGTCGGTGGTCGCCACTTCCGATGCGGTTCTGGTGATGCCCACCGACCGCAGCCAGGACGTGAAGGACCTGGTCACCCAGCTCAAGAAATCCAACCGCCGCGAGGCCGACGTGCACCAGATCGTGCATCGGCCGTGGGGCACCTACGAGACGGTCTGCCTCGGCGACCGCTTCCAGGTGAAGAAGATCGTGGTGGAGCCGGGCGGCGTGCTCTCGCTGCAGAAGCACCATCATCGCGCCGAGCACTGGATCGTCGTGCGCGGCACGGCGGAGGTGACGCTCGCCGACCGCAAGTTCACGGTGCACGAGAACGAGTCCACCTACATCCCCCTCGGCAACGTGCACCGCCTCGCAAATCCCGGACGCATCCGCCTGGAGCTCATCGAGGTGCAGACCGGCTCCTACCTGGGCGAGGACGACATCGTGCGCATCGAGGACATCTACCAGCGGGCGTGA
- a CDS encoding glycosyl hydrolase family 28-related protein, with amino-acid sequence MLISRRDAMRGAGLMGLPQLASAERAAADSSTNGEKLYLPELPGSVARTISQRLADRISVLDFGAVGDGRTDDTQAFQSAADAAAATGKTLFVPATGNGYRITDTIQIFCRHVLGDSNYLGSRGRGTLVRFEPSVVADMKPCFAIRDGMYASGVFENIAIHGRENYARERLSEVVRADLLPDYQAFSPGVCAIGVFGLSQPTFRNISTVGVKAGLYLDSTNGHISSYDCYWSGLFGVYCHRNSEDYFFMGGQIHGIFACVVFGTFDHANHNGGFTAAMYRVHMGFSPYAFYQVRDHLFLLRCIGLSGRFDYVRFERIGEAIFNFLPQSISGGLSIDSFGMSWSPIHREFPKPQPSGWITNLPPDILPYEEQQQYMMRFGVVQNNVHLSWLGDMSTIRRSPYAEKPRGIALFEYLACSDTSNLAVLRGDFEVKRSTRPDSWTRYRIGPAARKGDLMVDRDVAPAGNLLAAPEAIGNWSRAPDMAGAARLTSGALKDMWDSLTAEATGSQVGSQTAREPPLAFLEELGANPTVLKLEAGPGRVVFRLPFGDGGLETERRALYLGFWVFGGPIVSRVRLGNGHDFYETYSDGRQVWKKIVCVDQIPASKIEALTVQLQGGVCLLAGVMATLDGPAPYNARNVPRVRGGLALEKVETDLHAPPAGEAAPLPTRPAGYLTVEINGEQRRLPYY; translated from the coding sequence ATGCTGATTTCGCGTCGGGATGCCATGAGAGGGGCTGGCTTGATGGGTTTGCCACAACTCGCCTCAGCTGAGCGAGCCGCGGCGGACAGCTCCACCAACGGAGAGAAACTTTATCTCCCGGAGCTCCCCGGTTCGGTTGCGCGCACGATCAGCCAGCGGCTCGCCGATCGGATATCGGTCTTGGATTTTGGCGCAGTCGGCGATGGAAGGACTGATGATACGCAGGCTTTTCAATCAGCAGCCGACGCCGCAGCGGCCACCGGCAAGACGCTATTTGTTCCCGCCACTGGCAATGGCTACCGGATCACAGACACAATTCAGATTTTCTGCCGACATGTGCTCGGAGACTCCAACTATCTTGGATCAAGAGGACGCGGCACGCTGGTCCGTTTCGAACCTTCGGTTGTTGCCGATATGAAACCGTGCTTCGCAATACGCGACGGGATGTATGCTTCTGGAGTATTTGAAAATATAGCAATTCACGGGAGGGAAAACTATGCTCGCGAACGCCTTTCCGAAGTGGTGCGGGCCGATTTGCTGCCTGATTATCAGGCATTTTCCCCTGGGGTATGTGCTATCGGTGTTTTTGGACTCAGCCAACCTACATTTCGAAATATATCTACTGTTGGAGTAAAAGCTGGCCTTTATCTCGATAGCACTAATGGTCACATCAGCAGCTATGATTGTTATTGGTCTGGATTATTTGGTGTATATTGCCACAGAAACAGTGAGGATTACTTTTTCATGGGTGGCCAGATACATGGAATTTTTGCGTGTGTCGTATTCGGAACGTTTGATCATGCCAATCATAATGGTGGATTTACCGCAGCCATGTACCGAGTGCATATGGGGTTTTCGCCGTATGCATTTTACCAAGTCCGTGATCATTTATTTCTGCTTCGTTGCATTGGTTTGAGTGGCCGATTCGACTACGTTCGTTTCGAGCGAATTGGCGAAGCAATATTTAATTTTCTGCCCCAGTCAATTTCCGGAGGATTGTCGATTGACAGTTTTGGTATGAGCTGGTCGCCGATTCACCGCGAATTTCCTAAACCTCAGCCGAGCGGCTGGATCACGAATCTGCCGCCGGATATCTTGCCCTACGAGGAACAACAACAGTATATGATGCGCTTTGGTGTGGTGCAGAATAATGTTCACCTCTCATGGTTGGGGGACATGTCTACGATTAGACGTTCGCCATACGCTGAAAAGCCGCGGGGGATTGCGTTGTTTGAATATCTCGCCTGCAGCGATACATCGAATCTTGCCGTACTACGCGGCGATTTCGAAGTGAAACGAAGCACACGCCCGGATAGTTGGACGCGCTATCGCATCGGCCCAGCCGCCCGAAAAGGTGATCTGATGGTTGATCGCGACGTTGCGCCTGCCGGCAACTTGCTGGCTGCACCAGAGGCTATAGGCAACTGGTCGCGCGCGCCCGACATGGCGGGCGCGGCCCGCCTCACATCCGGAGCTCTCAAAGATATGTGGGACTCCTTGACGGCGGAAGCTACCGGGAGCCAGGTCGGTTCCCAAACCGCGCGGGAACCACCGCTCGCGTTCCTCGAGGAATTGGGAGCCAATCCGACAGTTTTGAAGCTTGAGGCTGGCCCAGGCAGAGTAGTATTTCGCCTTCCATTCGGGGATGGCGGGCTCGAAACAGAAAGGCGGGCGCTTTATTTAGGTTTTTGGGTATTCGGTGGACCAATCGTTAGTCGCGTACGACTAGGCAATGGACATGATTTCTACGAAACATATTCGGATGGGCGCCAGGTATGGAAAAAAATCGTCTGCGTCGATCAGATTCCAGCCAGCAAAATAGAAGCTTTAACCGTGCAGCTTCAGGGTGGCGTTTGCCTGCTTGCGGGCGTAATGGCAACGCTCGATGGGCCGGCCCCTTACAATGCGCGCAACGTGCCTCGCGTGCGTGGGGGGCTTGCTTTGGAAAAAGTTGAAACTGATTTGCATGCGCCTCCCGCCGGGGAGGCAGCTCCCTTGCCGACCCGGCCTGCTGGCTACCTGACCGTCGAGATTAACGGCGAGCAGCGGCGGCTTCCATACTATTGA
- a CDS encoding O-antigen ligase family protein, translated as MAHKPLTRSSRQFSGNQFTKFNRHSTWSKAPLDLESQATGAPQRQGEMRLIIVQVGFAAAVIATSFGGMARLTDLAFTPLAVLIGLYLFFSSSPQYMAFCMWLWMLTPFVRRVVDFGIGFQPQSFVMLAPFAVSLICIITVFRTMQRIPVPYWLILIAVILGFLFGLVQTELNAVILGALDWIAPLFLAVHILAYPDLVKSHADRIFGAMTYGTLLMGAYGALQFFYLPSWDAFWGVNAAMASLGPVEAGSIRVFSTMNSPGVLALYLMSGLTISLMYKSKVKFMSTIFGLLSFMLTMVRSAWGGFFISASFVFVRAPLKDKLKYIVVFSFAIVASIFIFSSGELYDKFDSRFNTIFNLENDTSYRARSNFYSDMSDVVAGMVAGEGLGRTGRASKLGGQTDFTSFDSGVLEIMFTFGFFGVLVFIASAMILIRTVRASAYGSYASGAAAIAIATISQLIFLNVLSGPSGVIFHVFSALAMAHAASSTSHSTETIVPG; from the coding sequence ATGGCTCATAAACCTTTAACGCGCTCCAGTAGGCAATTCTCTGGCAACCAGTTCACTAAATTCAACCGGCATTCCACGTGGTCCAAGGCGCCGCTCGATTTGGAATCGCAAGCTACGGGCGCACCGCAGCGTCAGGGCGAAATGCGATTGATTATTGTTCAAGTGGGATTTGCAGCAGCCGTAATAGCCACGAGCTTTGGTGGCATGGCGCGCCTAACAGATTTAGCTTTCACGCCGTTGGCAGTTTTAATCGGATTGTATTTGTTCTTTTCTTCGTCCCCGCAATATATGGCATTCTGCATGTGGCTGTGGATGCTCACACCGTTTGTACGACGGGTAGTTGATTTCGGAATTGGCTTTCAACCTCAAAGCTTCGTTATGCTTGCTCCATTTGCAGTAAGCCTGATTTGCATCATAACGGTATTCAGGACTATGCAACGTATTCCCGTGCCATATTGGTTAATCTTAATAGCTGTAATTCTGGGATTTTTATTCGGACTGGTTCAAACGGAATTGAACGCGGTGATACTTGGAGCTTTAGATTGGATTGCTCCGCTATTTCTAGCCGTGCATATTTTAGCTTACCCGGATCTCGTGAAGAGTCATGCAGATCGTATATTTGGAGCAATGACGTACGGCACGCTACTAATGGGCGCTTATGGAGCACTGCAATTCTTCTATCTCCCATCATGGGACGCATTCTGGGGTGTAAACGCCGCCATGGCCAGCCTTGGTCCCGTAGAGGCAGGCAGCATTCGTGTTTTCTCGACCATGAATTCGCCGGGAGTTTTGGCACTGTATTTAATGTCTGGATTAACTATTTCATTAATGTATAAGTCGAAGGTAAAATTTATGTCAACAATATTTGGACTATTATCTTTTATGCTGACAATGGTCAGATCTGCTTGGGGTGGATTTTTTATTTCCGCTTCTTTTGTGTTCGTTAGGGCGCCATTGAAAGACAAATTGAAATATATAGTAGTTTTTAGTTTCGCAATTGTCGCTTCAATATTTATATTCTCGTCGGGCGAGCTATATGATAAGTTTGACTCTAGATTCAATACAATTTTCAATCTCGAAAATGATACGAGCTATAGGGCTCGGTCAAATTTCTATTCGGATATGAGTGACGTCGTGGCCGGCATGGTGGCGGGGGAGGGGCTGGGCCGTACCGGTCGAGCTTCTAAATTAGGTGGGCAGACAGATTTTACTTCGTTTGATAGTGGTGTGTTGGAGATTATGTTCACTTTTGGCTTCTTCGGGGTTCTCGTCTTTATTGCCAGCGCGATGATTTTAATTAGAACTGTTAGAGCATCAGCATACGGATCCTACGCTAGTGGCGCCGCCGCAATCGCTATTGCCACGATTTCTCAATTAATATTTTTGAATGTATTGAGCGGCCCTTCCGGCGTGATTTTTCACGTCTTTTCTGCGCTAGCGATGGCTCATGCTGCTTCTTCTACGTCCCATTCAACTGAAACCATAGTTCCAGGGTGA
- a CDS encoding glycosyltransferase family 4 protein: MKILILTPHYPPRQGGTSDYVARLCLELKERGHKVTVITRDGAPIYDAVKVSVLNGPWSLWSLKSLVNEISLERPDAILLQYGPYSFNRRGPGIPVVSLVIMASVITKIPFVVYAHELYANWNHSYLRAPWHFAQRIAVVLMIFFSKRFVLTIESRRRRLLHFLPWWRKRLDVISVAPTLDREVIDANWRASRGIGENTALLSAMGTDDPEKGARLLGQIADALAARKIDFRFVTIGGLRPNHPRIESWGYVSAHDAWNLVATSDLFVLPYDDGVSGRRTSALNALAAGTAILTTYGVNTDDTLFPRGSIAMVPAGQPMELAKTAVEIFSDSSVRKALRSVSLHLSEQFSWHKHVMYWETILRECIDNGTGDR; the protein is encoded by the coding sequence ATGAAAATTCTCATATTGACTCCGCACTACCCGCCCCGACAGGGCGGCACTTCAGATTATGTCGCTCGATTGTGCTTAGAGTTGAAAGAGCGTGGGCACAAAGTGACTGTGATTACACGAGATGGGGCGCCAATATATGACGCGGTAAAGGTTTCTGTCCTCAACGGACCATGGTCGCTTTGGTCATTGAAGTCTCTTGTTAATGAAATTAGCTTGGAAAGGCCAGATGCTATCCTCCTCCAATACGGACCATATTCCTTTAATCGTCGTGGCCCAGGGATACCCGTAGTTTCATTGGTCATTATGGCCAGTGTCATAACAAAAATACCTTTCGTGGTGTACGCGCACGAGCTCTATGCGAATTGGAATCACTCCTATTTAAGGGCGCCATGGCATTTCGCGCAAAGAATTGCTGTTGTACTGATGATATTTTTTAGCAAACGGTTCGTCCTTACCATCGAATCACGGCGCCGTCGATTGCTCCATTTTCTGCCATGGTGGCGGAAACGTCTTGATGTCATCTCCGTTGCTCCGACGCTAGATCGCGAGGTCATCGACGCCAATTGGCGAGCCTCGCGCGGCATCGGTGAAAATACCGCGTTGCTTTCCGCTATGGGGACCGACGATCCTGAGAAAGGCGCTCGGTTGCTCGGCCAAATCGCGGACGCACTCGCCGCTCGTAAAATAGACTTCAGGTTCGTCACGATCGGGGGCCTCCGTCCGAACCACCCACGGATAGAATCTTGGGGATATGTGAGCGCCCACGATGCGTGGAACCTAGTTGCGACGTCCGATCTCTTTGTTCTGCCGTACGACGACGGAGTATCGGGTAGGCGAACATCAGCATTGAACGCTTTGGCCGCCGGAACGGCTATCCTCACCACTTACGGCGTTAACACAGACGATACCTTATTCCCGAGAGGATCGATAGCGATGGTGCCAGCAGGACAGCCGATGGAACTGGCAAAAACGGCTGTCGAGATTTTTTCCGATTCGAGTGTTCGGAAGGCCCTTCGCAGCGTATCTTTGCACCTTTCTGAGCAATTTTCGTGGCATAAACACGTAATGTATTGGGAGACCATATTGCGTGAGTGTATAGATAACGGAACAGGTGATCGGTAG